TGCTGGCGGACGAACTGCTAGAGTTGCAGCAACGAATCGGCAACATCGGTGAACTGTTTAGTCTGACCGCCCGCCTTGAAATTCTCGCTGAGCAGCTGCCTCGCCTCGCCGAGCAAGACTTCGTTGACGTCGATCTTGCCCTTGGCCAACTCAAAGGCATTGTCGATGCCACCGGACGACAGCTTTTTGATTTGCCGAGTGATTTCGCCGGCGTGGAAGACCAATTAGACGACAGGATCGAGGAGTTTGGTGCATCCGAGCGAAAGTCACTCCAGGAAGCCTTGTCGATTCTTGAGAAAGAAGAAGGACGCGAGGAGTTGGTGCAACAGTTTGCTGAGGCGTCCATGCGACTGGAAGAAATCCTCGGCTCGATGAATGAGGAGAACCTGGGGGACTTGGTTGATGCCAATTCCGACTTGTTTACCGATATCCTGTCGCTCAGCCGCGGGGTCGTGCTGATTCAGTCTGCAGCAGGAAATTTGGCACTGGAGCCTGAAGGCGTGCTGGCCGATGCGGAGCGACTGATCGAGCCAGCTCGCGAATTATTCGCGGTCGCACGCCGTGACTTGGAGCGAATGGAGGAGACTGCCCCTGAGCGTGAGCGATTCATGCGTGACGAAGAGAAGGCAAGGTTTCGGCTCGATCGAGTCAGATTGAATGAGCGATTGAGTGATCTGGAGTTCGGCGATTCGGGTTTGGCGAATACGATTTCCGAGTTGTACCGCTTGCGAGATGGCTACTCGATCGAGCAACGTGTGGCAACCATTGGCGGGCTGACCGGATGGATTCAATCGTATCTGCAGCTGATTGAGCGACTTGCCCTGGTGCCGGCGCAAGCACGCTTGGAGGTCGTTACGGTTGATGACGTGGATTTGGAACCTGAAGCTGCTTTCCAAATCGCGTTGGAGAATCGACTTGATTTTATGAATGGTCGCGCAGCATTGGTGGATCGCTGGCGAGCGATCCAGGTAGCTGCCGACGCTTTGCAATCGGACTTGAGTATCACAGGCAGTGGCGACGTGCGAACCGCCACGAACAACCCGGTCGATTTTCGAGCGTCCACGAGTAGGCTGCGACTTGGGGTCGAGTTTGACGCACCGTTGGCTCGACTGCTCGAACGCAACGGATACCGCGAGGCTCTGATTGACTATCAACGCAACCGCCGTAATTTGATTCAATCTCAAGATCAGCTTCAGCTCGGTTTGCGTGCGCTGCTGCGAACGCTCCAGCAGCGAAAGTTGCAACTGGAGATTCAACGTCGCGCGGTCACCATCGCGCTTCGGCGAGTCGATCAAACCGAACTGTCGCTGTTGACTCCTCCACCCCAGGGACAGCCGGGCGCGCGACCTCAAATCAATCCCACGACGGCAATCAACTTGCTGGCAGCACAAAGCGCGTTGCAAAACTCTCAGAACAGCTTCTTGGCGGCGTGGCTGAACTACTACGCCGCGCGGATTCGTCTCTACCGTGAACTGGGCGTCATGCAGCTGGATCCTACAGGGAAGTGGATCGAGAACTCCGTCGAGTTCAATTCGGGTGATGCTTCCAACACTGCCACGGAAGACGTTGAACCATTGCCGCCCCCGGTCCCGATCGAAGTGTTTGAGATTGACGTGGTCGGGCAACAGGATTTGGATCAGCAGGAGGGGGGACCTGCCAGGAGCGGACCGGTGACAATTTCACAGCGAGGAACCGAGGATGCTCCGGCGGTGAAAAAGACGCATCATCCGCTGGTGAGAATGGCTGAAAAAATAACGGGTTTCGAAAAAAATCGGTAGATTATTGTCCACGATCGAATTGGCGCGTGGGTTTGTCTACTAGGCTTGAATCCCCCGCCTTTCTTGAGACCTCACCTTGTCAACAACAGACGTTCTTGCCACAGCAACCCCGAAATCTGCCGAGCGAATTTTCGTGCGGATCTTCGTCATGGTTGGTGTGCTTGCGATTGCTGGGGGGGCGGCTGCGGTCGGGCTATCATCGGGCGAGACCGCGGACAGCATGCCGCTGCTGTCCCACTCAATTTCCCGTGGGAAATTGACCGTATCGGTGACCGAGCAAGGTACGCTCGAAAGCTCCAACAATACCGAAATCAAGTGCAAGGTTCGTGGCTTCTCTCTCGTCACCTACGTCGTACCGGCGGGCACCGTCGTCGAAGAAGGCCAGGAGTTGGTGCGTCTGGATACCAAGGTCATCGAAGAGCAACACAGTCTGACCAAGACCAATACATTCATCGCCGAAGCCACCTTGGCCCAATCGCAAGCCAACGTTGAGAAGGCGGAGATCTCCATCGAAGCCTACGAGAAAGGAAGGTTTCGTTCGCAACTACAAGCCTTGGAAAAAGATCTTGCGGCGCACAAGCGAAATCTTCAAACGGCTCGCAAAATGTACCAGCGTTCCGAGTCGCTTTTCCGACAAGGCTACGTGACGCAGTTGCAAGTCGAAGGCGAAGCGTTCACGGTGACACAAGCTGAGTTAGAGTTGAAGGTCAAAGAGACCGAGATCAAGGTCCTGAAAGAGTTCACTCGCAAGATGCAACTTGAAACGCTCAGTGGCAACAAGACCGCAAGCGAATCGAAGCTCGCCGCTGACCAGGCCGGACTTGCGATGGAGATCAAACGACGCGACCGTGCCGCACAGGAGCTTGAAGATTGCGTGATTCGAGCCGAGAAAAGTGGGCTGGTCATTTATCCGTCCGCCGCTTCGTGGAAATCCACACCGGACATTACCGAAGGGGCATCGGTGCGGAAGGATCAAGTCCTGTTGCTGATGCCGGACCTGACTCAGATGCAAGTTAAACTGGGAGTCCATGAATCTGTCATCGAACGTGTTCGCCCTGGACTGAAAGCGATCGTGACGTTGCCCGACCGAACTCTGGAGGCAACCGTCTCGGAAGTCGCCACCGTCACGCGGCCCGCCGGATGGTGGACCGGCAATGTGGTCAAGTATGACACGATCATCGAATTGCCCGCCGACGAGGGCCTCAAGCCCGGTATGAGTGCGGAGGTCGATATCATTCTGGCGGTTCACGAAGACGTGCTGACGATTCCGGTCGCGGCTGTTGTCGAGACGGAGGACGGAACTTTCTGCTGGGTAAAGTCTGAAGCTGGTCCACAGAAGCGTTTGATCGAATTGGGCGACAGCAACGATGTCTTCATTGAGGTCCTCGCGGGACTGACGGAAGGTGACGAGGTTGTGTTGAATCCGACGGCGTTGATCAGTGAGGCCGAAGAAGACGCTCGAACAACTCTCTCTCAACAGCAATCGGAAACTGCTCAGAAGGCGAAGGCGAGTAGCGATGCGAGTCAAGACACTGAGGCGACCGAGGGACTGGAGGCCGGTTCATGAAGATCGCTGGCTTGCTGTTCGTGCTCGTTGCGTCGTTGGGGTTTTCGGCCGTCGCATGGTTGCCGTCGTCCCAGCAGGTGACGACGGTCGACCCGAGTTTTCTACACACGGTAACGCGAGGCGATTTGACGGTTGCGGTGACAGAACTGGGGACTCTGGAAAGTTCCAACAACACCGAGATCAAATGCCGTGTTCGTGGCAACAACACAGTCACCTTGGTGGTCGAGAGCGGAACCGAAGCGAACGCCGGTGATATTCTCGTGCAACTCGATACCCTCGCCATCGAAGAAGAGATCAGCAATCGAACAAAGCTCTTTCACCTGGCTCAGTCGCAGGTTGCCCGATCGGGCGCGGACGTCGAGCGGGCCAAGATTGCAGTGCTCGAATATTCCGAGGGGCGATTCGTTTCAGAACTGGCGGCTTTGCAAAAGAACCTTGCCGTCGCGGAATCCAGATTACTAAACGCAAAGAATCGACTGCAACATTCGGAAATGTTGTCTCGCAGCGAGTACGCCAGCGACTTAGAGCTGGAGGAAAAGGAGTTTGCTCTTTCCCAGGCCGAGTTGACCGCCAAATTGACCCGGACGCAAATCGACGTTCTCGAGAACTTTACAAAGAAGGAAGAGCTGATCCGGCTCAAAGGCGAGCTGAGTGCTGCCGAAGCGACTCACAAAGCGAACGTGGAAACAGCCCTAGCGGATAAGAAACGATTGGAGCGTGCACAAGAGGAACTAGCGTTCTGTACCATTCGTGCCGAGCGTGCGGGACTGGTCATTTATCCAACTGGAGAAGAGTGGAAGGACACTCCGGAGATCGAAGAGGGAGCGACGGTGCGCAAGGATCAAACGCTGCTGCTGATGCCTGACTTGAATCAGATGCAAGTCAAAGTTGGTGTCCACGAATCGGTCGTCAAACGCATCGACGTAGGCATGACGGCCAACGTTACTTTGAATCGGGAATCGATTCCGGCTGAGGTTACCTTTGTCGCATCGGTGGCGAAACCAGCCTCTTGGTGGACAGGGAACGTCGTCAAATATGATGCGATCGTCTCGTTGCCGTCCCAAATCGGGATGCGGCCGGGAATGAGCGCCGAAGTCGAAATCGTATTGGCCAAGCACGAAGACGTTGTCCTTGTTCCGGTCGCGGCGTGCATTGAAACGTCCGATGGATTCGCCTGCTGGGTGCAACAAGACGCCGGCATACAGCGTCGCACGCTCGACGTTGGCGACAGCAGCAATATGTTTTTATGGGTTCGTGACGGCGTGATCATGGGCGAACAAGTCATTCTCGATCCGCTCGCCAATGTCCCCGAAGCCCAAGTCGAAGCGGCCAGGATATTCGGGGATGAGGACTCGATCTTGTAGCAATATGATGACCTACTCGCTCCGTTTCGCTTCCACACTGGCTCCCCTCGCCCCGCTTCGAGGTCGTGCAGTTTTTAGATGCTGTATTGCCGGGCGTTTGTCATCACCCTCCCTCTGGGAGGGTCGAGCGAAGCGAGGGGAGGGCTCAGCATTGGATCCAGCGCGTAACCCTCCCCGGCCCGAAGCGGGCCGACCCTCCCAAAGGGAGGGTGAAATAAAACTGCACGACCTCGGAGCGGGGAGAGGGGAGCCATGATCGCGGAATCGAATTCCTCAAGGCTGCCGATGCTGGTTAAGATCACTGCCGCCACTGCGCTGCTGGGTGGGTTGTGTCTAGCTGCCGTCGCTCTAGCAGGAAGCTTTCGCAACGAGGAAACAAGCAATGCCATGACACATGTCGTCTCGCGCGGTGACTTGTTGGTGACGGTCACGGAGCAGGGGACGCTTGAAAGTGCAGAGAACCTGGAGATCAAATCAAAGGTTCGCGGATACAACGCGGTGCTGTGGATTGTCGATAGCGGAACTTTCGTGGACGAGGGTGACGTACTTGTTCGCCTAGACGCCTTGTTTATCCAAGAGCAAGTCGACGAGCGGACCAAGTATGCGAATTGGTCGCAATCCGGCGCGGACGCTTCTGCTGCTCAAGTGGCACGAGCTCGTATCGCAGTCGAAGAATACGACCAGGGACGATTTCAGTCTGAATTGCTGACCCTTGAGAAGGACGTCGCCATCGCAAAAGCAACTCTGCAGAATGCTCGCGAGAGAGTGCGCCATATCGGCGTGATGGCGGACAGCGGCTACCTGAGCGAACTGGAGGTCGAAGAGAAACAGTTTGCGGTCAAACAGGCTGCACTGAATGTGCAATTGAAGCAAACCCAATTGGAAGTGCTTCAAGAATTTACGTACAAAGAACAACTGCAAACCCTCAAGGGAGAATTGGCGTCCATCGAAGCAACTCACAAAGCCAACGTTGAACGAGCACTGGCGGATAAATCTCGCCGAGACCGGGCGGTCGAAGAGTTGCAGTACTGTGCCATCAAAGCACCACGCAGCGGCTTGGTGATCCACCCCAATGCAGCCAAGTGGGAAACCGCACCGATTTCAGAAGGCACGAACGTTCACAAGAATCAAGTGCTGTTGCTGATGCCGGACTTGAATCAAATGCAGGTCAAAATGGGCGTTCATGAATCAGCGGTCAAGCGAGTCAAGTCGGGACAATCGGCCTCAGTCGAACTTCCAACCCGGACGCTGCAAGGGCTTGTCACCGAAGTCGCGTCGATCACGAAACCTGCGGGCTGGTGGACCGGCAATCAAGTGCGTTACGACACGATTGTTTCCCTGCCGTCTGTCGACGGACTCCGGCCAGGAACGAGTGCCGAGGCTCAAATCGAGGTTGCTCGGTACGAGAGCGTCTTGCTGATTCCCGTTGCTGCGATCGCTGAGCAAAACGATCGGACCTACTGTTGGATCCAGGCACCCGACGGCCCAGTACGTCGTGAAATCAAAACGGGCGACAGCAACGATGTGTTCACCATCGTCACGCAAGGATTACAAGAAGGTGACGAAGTGCTATTGAATCCATATGCATACGAAGCTCCGGTCACAAGTGAAAGCGATGACAATATCACCAATATTACACTGGCTCCCATCTCCCCGCTTCGACGTCGTGCAGTTTTTCAGTGCAGTGCTCGCGAGGTTGAAATCACCCTCCTGAACGCAGTTGGGGAGGGTCGGAATGCGAGCGTTCAGCGAGAATTCCGGGGAGGGCAGTGCGCGGCACTTACCATGCCCGGCCCTCACCCTCGCGTACGCCTGAACGGCGTCGCTCGACCTCTCCCCAAACTTCGTTTCGGGAGAGGTACGCTATGTAGAAATCAGCCGAAAGGCGACATCAGAAAACTGCATTGTCTTTTTCGGGGGCCGGGGGTGAGGGGCGTCCCGCCTATCGCTCTGTCTTGGCGTTTTCACGGTCGAAGCCGCTTCGACGGAAAACCTCTCCCCCGCGATCCGAATAGGAACCGAACCTCTTGATCGCGCAGTTCTTTCAAACCGTTGACCTTGGCATCAAGAGTCTGCTCGTCCAAAAACTTCGAGCAGGATTGGCCGCGTTGGGAATCTTCATCGGCACCTCCACCGTCATCTGGCTCGTTGCCATGGGTGAAGGGGTCAGCTATCGCGCGCAGCAACAAATTCTTGAATTGGGTGCCAAAAACGTTATCGTTCGCACCGTCCAGCCAAACGCCAGCGGTGATGAAGACGCGAACAGCCGAGTCAAAACCTATGGCTTGTTGCGAGCGGATTATCGGCGGATCGTCGAAAACATTCCAAATATTCGACGCGCGATTCCGATGCGCGAACTGAAATTTGAACTCCGGCTTGATGACCGAACCGCCGACGCGAAGCTGGTCGGATGTGCGGAGGAATACTTGGAACTGAACCGTTTGCAAATTGCCCGCGGTCGTTGGCTGTCCCCTCGCGATCGAGGCAAAAAGGTCATTGTGTTGGCCGACGAGACCGCCAAGCGATTGTTTCCATTCGAGAACCCAATTGGCCGCGCCATCTGGGTCGGTAGCGAGTTTTATACGGTCATCGGGCAAACGAACGACCGCACCGCGTCGGCAGCGATTGGCGGAAGTCTCGACTCGCGTGATTACAACTTGGACGCTTACATTCCCCTTCAAACACTTCGCCAGCGCGTTGGTGATCTGGTGATGAAACGCGTCGGTGGCGGTCAAGGGTTCAACTTCACCGGAGAGAATGTCGAACTGAGTCAGATCACGGTCGAAGTGAACCATATCGAGGAAGTTGATGAGACCGCACAAATTATCGAAACACTGCTCCGGAAATACCACGAGAAACAAGACTACGCCGTCGTCGTCCCGCGAGAATTGCTACGGCAAGCCGAGCGCACCCGCACGATGTTTAATGTGCTGTTGGTCGTGATCGCAGGTATCTCGCTGTTGGTCGGTGGGATTGGCATCATGAACATCATGCTGGCCACCGTCACCGAACGAACTCGCGAAATTGGTGTTCGCCGGGCACTCGGTGCAACTCGAAGCGACATCATCGGTCAATTCTTGATCGAGACCGTTGTGCTAACGGCCAGTGGAGGAATCGCAGGAGTCTTGTTCGGGTTGTCGGTTGGCCCGATGTTTCGGCTGATCAAACGTGTCATCTCAACGATTTCTCCCGAGTCATTGCCGCCAATCGTTGACTCGCTTGAACCTCGGATCGCGATGTGGTCCGTCGTTCTGTCGCTCGGCATTTCGCTGGGAGTTGGCGTCCTGTTTGGCGTCTATCCGGCTAGGAAAGCGGCCTACCTAGATCCGATTGAGGCGCTGCGCCATGAATGATGAAATTTCGCTGTATTTGAAAAATCGATTGTCCACGATCACCGGCACGGTCGGGTATCTATGGTCGGGTGTCGATGTTGACGGCCTGGTTTCTCCAAAGCTTCGGACTGACATCGGCACTCGACATTTTACCTTTTACGCGATGATTTGAAGGCTCATGACAAGCATCGCTGATCCAAACACTGACCAAGCCAAAACTCGTCCGGCAAGCGACTATGCGTTTCGAGTCGAGGACATCTATCGAACGTATTTTCTCAAAGGAGAAACTGTTCACGCCTTGCGAGGTGTTTCGTTTGATGTGCTGCAAGGTGAATACATCGCGATCATGGGACCATCGGGATCGGGGAAAAGCACGCTGCTCAATGTGCTTGGTTGCCTCGATCGACCGACGAGCGGCAAGTACCTCCTGGCCGGCGATGATGTTTCGACAATTAGTGACTATCAGTTGTCGCGAATCCGTGGTCGTCGAATTGGGTTCGTCTTTCAATCGTACAATCTGCTGCTGCAACTCAATGTGATGGAAAACATCAAGGTGCCGCTGCAGTACCAGGGTTTGATCGGCAAGGACGCGAACGAAAAATGCCGCGAACTTGCTCAGCAGGTTGGTCTGGGTGACCGGTTGTATCACAAACCGACAGAATTATCCGGAGGTCAGCAACAACGAGTGGCGATCGCTAGAAGTCTCGTGAACGACCCTTACTTTGTGCTGGCTGACGAAGCGACTGGAAACCTAGATTCCAAAACCACGGACGAAGTTCTTGACCTTTTTCAGAAGCTGAATGAAAGCGGCAAGACGATCGTCATGATCACGCACGAAGACGAAGTCGCTGAACGAGCGAAACGAGTGATACGATTGCGTGACGGCCTGATCGAGTCCGACGAGTTCAATGAATCATGACTTGCGTGGCGGTCACCCGACCAAATCATGCCGAAGCATCGTGTCGCTGCTGAACTCAGAAATCGACACCAGGGCAGCGGTCTCCCGCTCCGGTGCATGGTTTTGGACAATCTACCTCCGTCCCCTTTGATCCGCATCCAAAGGGTAGTGGTCTGTCACGACTTATTCTTGAGGTAGTGGACGAGGCGACGAGTCCCGAACTGGCGTCAAATCCAAGGACTCGTCGCCTCGTCCACTACGATCAACCCTCACTTTTAGCTGTAACAGACCACTAGGGTACCTCCGTGGCGTCCACAAGGATCAGCTTTTCAGCGGTTCGCGTGACTTTGCCGAAGTCGATTTCGCTGGCGATCTCCTCCGGAGCGCCCGTCCATTTGAGAAGCACGACGGTCGTTGATCCCGAGCG
This portion of the Rhodopirellula bahusiensis genome encodes:
- a CDS encoding TolC family protein: MAVLVQSFAGCSQTQHRLNADREAYCTIAERNHDPRWSEPDVSIDMDPRSRYFDPYNPDCSPMPWDDPASHRYMHCVDGKKGWKHWGRNGVRAQLENPQWRVQLAEYAELTEQNEVKLDVDSAVRLAYVNSPQNQNALETLYLTSLDVTGERFRLDTQFFGGTGVAYRHQGNLEPATIGFNPLLNRYVVAGPFDVPEINRLAVTDDLSASRRFATAGEVLVGFANSFAFEFTGSDVNLASSLANFSFIQPLLRGAGRDVALEQLTLSERRLLANLRAYSQFRQGFFTQIVIGELGVTGPQRFGPTTNLQSFSGFGGVNGYLGLLQQAQQIRYTEDNLRLQLRTLDRLEALYENELIDIVQVDQFRQNIEVTRANLLDQTNGLQLAIDNYTTQVLGLPSDLPIELDEDLMEQFQLIPSETVLLADELLELQQRIGNIGELFSLTARLEILAEQLPRLAEQDFVDVDLALGQLKGIVDATGRQLFDLPSDFAGVEDQLDDRIEEFGASERKSLQEALSILEKEEGREELVQQFAEASMRLEEILGSMNEENLGDLVDANSDLFTDILSLSRGVVLIQSAAGNLALEPEGVLADAERLIEPARELFAVARRDLERMEETAPERERFMRDEEKARFRLDRVRLNERLSDLEFGDSGLANTISELYRLRDGYSIEQRVATIGGLTGWIQSYLQLIERLALVPAQARLEVVTVDDVDLEPEAAFQIALENRLDFMNGRAALVDRWRAIQVAADALQSDLSITGSGDVRTATNNPVDFRASTSRLRLGVEFDAPLARLLERNGYREALIDYQRNRRNLIQSQDQLQLGLRALLRTLQQRKLQLEIQRRAVTIALRRVDQTELSLLTPPPQGQPGARPQINPTTAINLLAAQSALQNSQNSFLAAWLNYYAARIRLYRELGVMQLDPTGKWIENSVEFNSGDASNTATEDVEPLPPPVPIEVFEIDVVGQQDLDQQEGGPARSGPVTISQRGTEDAPAVKKTHHPLVRMAEKITGFEKNR
- a CDS encoding efflux RND transporter periplasmic adaptor subunit — protein: MVGVLAIAGGAAAVGLSSGETADSMPLLSHSISRGKLTVSVTEQGTLESSNNTEIKCKVRGFSLVTYVVPAGTVVEEGQELVRLDTKVIEEQHSLTKTNTFIAEATLAQSQANVEKAEISIEAYEKGRFRSQLQALEKDLAAHKRNLQTARKMYQRSESLFRQGYVTQLQVEGEAFTVTQAELELKVKETEIKVLKEFTRKMQLETLSGNKTASESKLAADQAGLAMEIKRRDRAAQELEDCVIRAEKSGLVIYPSAASWKSTPDITEGASVRKDQVLLLMPDLTQMQVKLGVHESVIERVRPGLKAIVTLPDRTLEATVSEVATVTRPAGWWTGNVVKYDTIIELPADEGLKPGMSAEVDIILAVHEDVLTIPVAAVVETEDGTFCWVKSEAGPQKRLIELGDSNDVFIEVLAGLTEGDEVVLNPTALISEAEEDARTTLSQQQSETAQKAKASSDASQDTEATEGLEAGS
- a CDS encoding efflux RND transporter periplasmic adaptor subunit, which translates into the protein MKIAGLLFVLVASLGFSAVAWLPSSQQVTTVDPSFLHTVTRGDLTVAVTELGTLESSNNTEIKCRVRGNNTVTLVVESGTEANAGDILVQLDTLAIEEEISNRTKLFHLAQSQVARSGADVERAKIAVLEYSEGRFVSELAALQKNLAVAESRLLNAKNRLQHSEMLSRSEYASDLELEEKEFALSQAELTAKLTRTQIDVLENFTKKEELIRLKGELSAAEATHKANVETALADKKRLERAQEELAFCTIRAERAGLVIYPTGEEWKDTPEIEEGATVRKDQTLLLMPDLNQMQVKVGVHESVVKRIDVGMTANVTLNRESIPAEVTFVASVAKPASWWTGNVVKYDAIVSLPSQIGMRPGMSAEVEIVLAKHEDVVLVPVAACIETSDGFACWVQQDAGIQRRTLDVGDSSNMFLWVRDGVIMGEQVILDPLANVPEAQVEAARIFGDEDSIL
- a CDS encoding ABC transporter permease, which translates into the protein MIAQFFQTVDLGIKSLLVQKLRAGLAALGIFIGTSTVIWLVAMGEGVSYRAQQQILELGAKNVIVRTVQPNASGDEDANSRVKTYGLLRADYRRIVENIPNIRRAIPMRELKFELRLDDRTADAKLVGCAEEYLELNRLQIARGRWLSPRDRGKKVIVLADETAKRLFPFENPIGRAIWVGSEFYTVIGQTNDRTASAAIGGSLDSRDYNLDAYIPLQTLRQRVGDLVMKRVGGGQGFNFTGENVELSQITVEVNHIEEVDETAQIIETLLRKYHEKQDYAVVVPRELLRQAERTRTMFNVLLVVIAGISLLVGGIGIMNIMLATVTERTREIGVRRALGATRSDIIGQFLIETVVLTASGGIAGVLFGLSVGPMFRLIKRVISTISPESLPPIVDSLEPRIAMWSVVLSLGISLGVGVLFGVYPARKAAYLDPIEALRHE
- a CDS encoding ABC transporter ATP-binding protein yields the protein MTSIADPNTDQAKTRPASDYAFRVEDIYRTYFLKGETVHALRGVSFDVLQGEYIAIMGPSGSGKSTLLNVLGCLDRPTSGKYLLAGDDVSTISDYQLSRIRGRRIGFVFQSYNLLLQLNVMENIKVPLQYQGLIGKDANEKCRELAQQVGLGDRLYHKPTELSGGQQQRVAIARSLVNDPYFVLADEATGNLDSKTTDEVLDLFQKLNESGKTIVMITHEDEVAERAKRVIRLRDGLIESDEFNES